A genomic stretch from Verrucomicrobiia bacterium includes:
- the tuf gene encoding elongation factor Tu — MAKGKFERTKPHANVGTIGHIDHGKTTLTAALLAVLSKTGKAEIKSYADIAKGGTVRDETKTVTIAAAHVEYESEKRHYAHVDCPGHADYVKNMITGAAQMDGAILVVSAADGPMPQTREHILLARQVGVPAIVVALNKVDLVDDAELLDLVELEVRELLSAYQFPGDKVPVVRVSASKALNGDAEAEKQLLELVKAVDDFIPQPTREIDKPFLMPVEDVFSITGRGTVATGRVERGTVKVGEEVEIVGLRDTAKTVVTGVEMFRKILDQAEAGDNVGLLLRGIEKEGIERGQVLAKPGSIKPHKKFKAEVYVLSKEEGGRHTPFFNGYRPQFYFRTTDVTGVAKLPAGVEMVMPGDNVQMEIELITPIAMEKTMRFAIREGGRTVGAGRVTEIVE, encoded by the coding sequence ATGGCCAAAGGAAAATTTGAACGCACAAAGCCGCATGCCAACGTCGGAACGATCGGTCACATCGACCATGGTAAGACCACGTTGACGGCAGCATTGCTCGCGGTGTTGAGCAAGACAGGCAAGGCTGAAATCAAGAGCTACGCAGACATCGCCAAGGGCGGTACGGTGCGGGATGAAACAAAGACCGTTACAATCGCCGCTGCACACGTCGAATACGAGAGCGAGAAGCGCCACTACGCGCACGTCGACTGTCCGGGCCACGCGGATTACGTCAAGAACATGATTACCGGTGCCGCGCAGATGGACGGCGCGATCCTCGTCGTTAGCGCTGCAGACGGTCCGATGCCGCAAACGCGTGAACACATTCTACTGGCCCGCCAGGTCGGCGTGCCCGCGATAGTCGTGGCGTTGAACAAGGTGGATCTTGTCGATGATGCGGAACTGCTGGATCTCGTCGAACTCGAAGTGCGTGAACTTCTCTCCGCGTATCAATTCCCGGGGGACAAAGTGCCGGTGGTTCGCGTCAGCGCTTCGAAAGCGTTGAATGGCGATGCCGAGGCCGAGAAACAGCTTTTGGAGCTGGTCAAGGCGGTTGATGATTTCATCCCGCAACCGACCCGCGAAATCGATAAGCCATTCCTGATGCCCGTTGAAGACGTGTTTTCGATCACGGGCCGCGGCACGGTGGCTACCGGTCGTGTCGAGCGCGGCACGGTCAAGGTCGGAGAAGAGGTTGAGATCGTCGGGTTGCGTGACACGGCGAAGACGGTTGTGACCGGCGTGGAAATGTTCCGCAAGATTCTGGACCAGGCGGAAGCGGGCGACAATGTCGGCCTGCTGCTGCGCGGCATTGAAAAGGAAGGCATCGAGCGCGGTCAAGTGCTGGCCAAGCCCGGTTCGATCAAGCCGCACAAGAAGTTTAAGGCGGAAGTGTACGTTCTCAGCAAGGAAGAGGGCGGTCGTCACACACCGTTCTTCAATGGCTATCGTCCGCAGTTCTACTTCCGCACCACGGACGTCACGGGTGTGGCGAAATTGCCGGCGGGTGTCGAAATGGTCATGCCGGGCGACAATGTCCAGATGGAAATCGAATTGATCACGCCGATTGCGATGGAGAAGACGATGCGCTTCGCCATTCGTGAGGGCGGCCGCACGGTCGGGGCCGGACGCGTGACCGAGATTGTGGAATAA
- the rpmG gene encoding 50S ribosomal protein L33 encodes MPRELITMACTECKSRNYTSTRNKKAQGSERLELRKFCPRCGKHIAHRETK; translated from the coding sequence ATGCCGAGAGAGTTGATCACGATGGCCTGCACCGAGTGCAAGAGCCGCAACTACACGTCGACGCGGAACAAAAAGGCCCAGGGTTCCGAACGACTGGAGTTGCGCAAGTTTTGTCCCCGGTGCGGCAAGCACATCGCCCATCGCGAAACCAAATAG
- the secE gene encoding preprotein translocase subunit SecE, giving the protein MTNPFLRVRDFLVEVTAELKKSSWPTRKELIDSTLVVIVTVLILGVFVALADLVFLRVIAFLTKA; this is encoded by the coding sequence ATGACAAACCCATTTCTCAGAGTGCGGGACTTCCTGGTCGAGGTCACGGCCGAATTGAAGAAGTCGTCATGGCCGACGCGGAAAGAGCTAATCGATTCGACGCTGGTCGTGATCGTCACGGTGTTGATTTTGGGTGTATTTGTCGCGCTGGCGGATTTGGTGTTCCTAAGGGTTATCGCCTTCCTGACCAAGGCCTAA
- the nusG gene encoding transcription termination/antitermination protein NusG — protein sequence MESTIKSEFQWFVLHTLSGQEQKVKDSIEKRIKIEEMADLIKEVLIPTEKVAEVKKGKKTTSTRKFYPGYILVHMKLLDEKNQLLDRPWYFVRETPGIIGFIGGERPVPLKPDEVDSILAQIEERQEKVAPKVAFEKGETVKVNDGPFQNFTGVIDEIDPDRGKLKISVSIFGRSTPVELEYWQVERS from the coding sequence ATGGAATCCACGATAAAATCAGAATTTCAGTGGTTCGTGCTCCACACTCTCTCTGGCCAAGAGCAGAAGGTGAAGGACAGTATCGAAAAACGCATCAAAATCGAGGAAATGGCCGACTTGATTAAAGAGGTGCTGATCCCCACGGAGAAAGTGGCCGAAGTCAAGAAGGGCAAGAAGACGACCAGTACACGGAAGTTTTACCCAGGTTACATCCTGGTACATATGAAATTACTGGATGAAAAGAACCAGTTGCTCGACCGTCCGTGGTATTTCGTTCGCGAAACACCGGGGATCATTGGATTCATCGGCGGGGAGCGTCCGGTGCCGTTGAAACCGGATGAAGTTGATAGCATTTTGGCGCAGATTGAGGAGCGTCAGGAAAAGGTGGCCCCCAAGGTTGCCTTCGAGAAGGGTGAAACGGTCAAGGTGAACGATGGACCGTTTCAAAACTTCACGGGCGTGATCGACGAGATCGATCCCGACCGCGGTAAGTTGAAGATTTCAGTTTCAATTTTCGGGCGTTCGACACCGGTTGAGTTGGAGTACTGGCAGGTGGAACGCTCGTAG
- the rplK gene encoding 50S ribosomal protein L11: protein MAGKPITGMIKLQIPAGQANPAPPVGPALGQQGVNIMEFCKQFNAATQKIAGTIVPVIITVYKDKTFTFITKSPPASALLKKAAGIATASAEPNRNKVGKVTRKQVLEIAKAKMADLNSRSEDAACRVIAGTARSMGIDVVD from the coding sequence ATGGCAGGCAAACCAATCACAGGCATGATCAAGTTGCAGATTCCGGCGGGGCAGGCAAACCCGGCGCCGCCCGTAGGCCCGGCGCTCGGTCAGCAGGGCGTGAATATCATGGAGTTCTGCAAACAGTTCAATGCGGCGACCCAGAAGATCGCGGGAACGATCGTTCCCGTCATCATTACCGTCTATAAGGACAAGACTTTCACATTCATTACCAAGTCGCCACCCGCCAGTGCGCTGTTGAAAAAAGCCGCGGGCATTGCGACGGCCAGCGCCGAGCCGAACCGCAATAAAGTCGGCAAGGTGACCCGCAAGCAGGTTCTGGAGATCGCGAAGGCCAAGATGGCGGATCTAAACTCGCGTAGCGAGGACGCCGCCTGTCGCGTGATCGCGGGGACTGCGCGCAGCATGGGCATCGACGTAGTGGACTAA
- the rplA gene encoding 50S ribosomal protein L1: MATHGKRYNEAVKQVDSKRHYKIGEAVELLKKLPKPKFDETIELAFKLGVDPKQSDQMVRGTVALPHGSGKKVRVVVFAKGAAAQAAKDAGADFVGMEDLVKKCQEGWTDFDVAVATPEAMQEVRKLGKALGPRGLMPNPKTGTVTEDTAKAVKEVKAGRVEFKMDKAANLHVSFGKLSFEDKAIEENAKAVINAVVHAKPPTAKGHFIETCTLSSTMSPGISIDHHEFSASLS; this comes from the coding sequence ATGGCAACACACGGCAAACGCTATAACGAGGCAGTCAAGCAGGTCGATTCGAAGCGCCATTATAAGATTGGCGAAGCGGTCGAGCTTCTCAAAAAATTGCCCAAGCCGAAATTTGACGAGACGATTGAACTGGCGTTCAAGTTGGGTGTCGATCCCAAGCAGAGTGACCAGATGGTTCGCGGAACCGTGGCGCTCCCGCATGGCAGCGGCAAGAAGGTCCGCGTCGTTGTTTTCGCGAAGGGTGCGGCGGCGCAGGCGGCCAAGGACGCTGGAGCGGACTTCGTGGGCATGGAAGATCTCGTCAAGAAGTGCCAGGAAGGTTGGACCGATTTTGATGTGGCGGTGGCGACCCCGGAAGCGATGCAGGAAGTTCGCAAGCTTGGCAAGGCCCTTGGCCCCAGAGGGCTGATGCCGAACCCGAAAACCGGGACCGTTACGGAAGACACGGCGAAAGCCGTCAAGGAAGTGAAAGCCGGCCGCGTGGAGTTCAAGATGGACAAGGCCGCCAACTTGCACGTCTCGTTTGGCAAGCTTTCCTTCGAAGACAAGGCGATTGAAGAGAATGCGAAGGCGGTTATCAATGCCGTCGTGCACGCAAAACCGCCTACCGCGAAGGGGCACTTCATCGAAACTTGCACGCTCTCGAGCACGATGAGCCCGGGAATTAGCATTGATCATCACGAGTTTTCGGCGAGCTTAAGCTGA
- the rplJ gene encoding 50S ribosomal protein L10, with the protein MRPEKQLIVEDLKKQVGSSPFVILTEYKGMTVAQFAELRKRLRGAKAEYHVAKNTMLRHAMKAAELPEFNGNLGGMTAVVVGNEKADIGAVAKVLKQFGKEFEKPKFKVGSLGKKALSVDEISAVADLPSLDVLRAQLVGLLQTPATRIAVVLGAPASQIARVLKAHADKQGVTAGAAPA; encoded by the coding sequence ATGAGACCAGAGAAACAACTGATTGTTGAGGATTTGAAGAAACAGGTCGGTTCCTCGCCGTTCGTCATCTTGACCGAGTACAAGGGCATGACGGTAGCGCAGTTCGCTGAGTTGCGGAAGCGGCTGCGCGGCGCGAAGGCGGAGTATCACGTGGCGAAGAACACCATGCTGCGGCATGCGATGAAGGCCGCCGAATTACCGGAATTTAATGGGAACCTTGGCGGCATGACCGCGGTCGTTGTCGGGAATGAGAAGGCCGATATCGGTGCAGTGGCAAAGGTATTGAAACAGTTTGGCAAGGAATTTGAGAAACCGAAGTTTAAAGTTGGGTCACTTGGCAAGAAGGCGTTAAGCGTGGACGAGATTTCGGCTGTCGCCGATCTGCCTTCGTTGGACGTGTTGCGGGCGCAGTTGGTGGGCCTCTTGCAGACACCGGCGACCCGCATCGCGGTGGTGCTCGGCGCGCCCGCGAGTCAAATTGCGCGAGTGCTGAAGGCACACGCCGATAAACAGGGAGTCACGGCAGGCGCGGCTCCCGCGTAG
- the rplL gene encoding 50S ribosomal protein L7/L12, protein MAANLDQIVEQLSVLTVIEAAELSKKLEEKWGVSAAAPVAAAGPAGGGAAVPVAEAKTTFDVVLKETGANKIGVIKEVRAVTSLGLKEAKDLVEGAPKTVKEGATKEEAEEIKKKLEAAGAKVELK, encoded by the coding sequence ATGGCAGCAAATCTGGATCAAATTGTTGAACAACTGAGCGTCCTGACGGTCATTGAAGCCGCGGAGCTCTCGAAGAAGCTCGAAGAGAAATGGGGCGTTAGCGCAGCGGCTCCAGTCGCGGCGGCAGGCCCGGCGGGCGGCGGCGCAGCGGTTCCGGTGGCCGAAGCCAAGACGACTTTTGATGTCGTTCTCAAGGAAACGGGAGCGAACAAAATTGGCGTGATCAAGGAAGTGCGCGCGGTGACCAGCCTCGGCTTGAAGGAAGCCAAGGATTTGGTCGAGGGTGCACCGAAGACCGTCAAGGAAGGCGCCACAAAGGAAGAAGCCGAAGAGATCAAGAAGAAGCTCGAAGCGGCCGGCGCCAAGGTCGAGCTCAAGTAG